In the Ipomoea triloba cultivar NCNSP0323 chromosome 6, ASM357664v1 genome, one interval contains:
- the LOC116021753 gene encoding protein SIEVE ELEMENT OCCLUSION B-like, whose product MSHPQTRPDEATIIKQVRETHKPDGRNINVRSTFDVVQNILSSQTATGKTMEEQLHQPDHDTTEVLFKIKELSYQMTSKWSGDGDLHVMRINLLNMLSPYEWEAKAVMILAAFANNHGDQCILSKVSNTNGLAKRVCLLKQISTASAPGTKTTSDNDKQRMSSDVESSIKSFLNLTKIMLDLKECPPHFIRQYLDSHLPPKAIAHITQAVLVWALKLNSSGLAGSKTPDEPLALLKELQDTLNDCHKKIEDKEIQESYEALKLAFSGTDHSDNKHVLKLMFNVKDEQKIMPLKNGETKAEVKVDDLQTDNNVLLLISSGLDISKERAAYLGKVYKDYHPKGHEMIWIPVVNAPNKFWTAEKMNEFESLRALMGFYAVNDPRKSVGPGVHKYVEEDLFQAGEKDFFRIGKEPIVVVLDYKGNFVHKNAMGMILAWGAEASPFDTYKEECLWRVETWGTALVAGTIDPIRQWINASTTQGAGKNLIFLYGGNDIGWARTFNAEVKSSLSSDIEPKMIYVGKNKEVRAMEEGESLDGPSTWLFWARLKSMLLSRIYYLKKTSSKEANDEIVEGLKNLLAHEAPGEIGGWSLLCTKDKVVRCGDGAKMLKVVTDYGTWKGNVKDDKDFHQAFEEYYNNLLFTPEHQHYCGLEYPYYELECPIPFISIIPEKEKCPDCSMDMYKLITLSCCHHHDDYDVQEKREDDAIKQ is encoded by the exons ATGTCTCATCCTCAAACACGTCCCGATGAGGCCACAATTATAAAACAAGTTCGTGAGACTCATAAACCAGATGGCCGCAACATTAATGTCAGAAGTACTTTTGATGTTGTTCAAAACATCCTCAGCAGCCAGACG GCTACAGGGAAAACCATGGAAGAGCAACTTCATCAACCGGATCATGATACAACGGAAGTTCTGTTCAAAATAAAAGAACTTTCCTACCAG ATGACATCCAAGTGGTCAGGAGATGGGGATCTTCATGTGATGAGAATCAATCTGTTGAACATGTTGTCACCTTATGAATGGGAAGCCAAAGCAGTGATGATCCTAGCAGCGTTTGCCAACAACCATGGAGACCAATGCATTTTAAGCAAAGTGTCAAATACTAATGGATTAGCCAAAAGAGTGTGTCTTCTCAAGCAAATTAGTACAGCATCAGCTCCGGGCACAAAAACAACCTCGGATAATGATAAGCAGCGGATGTCGAGTGATGTGGAATCATCAATTAAATCTTTCTTGAATCTCACAAAGATTATGTTGGACCTCAAAGAATGTCCACCACACTTCATTAGACAATACCTTGATTCTCATCTCCCACCAAAGGCTATTGCCCACATCACTCAAGCTGTTCTTGTTTGGGCATTGAAGCTCAACAGCTCTGGTCTCGCTGGTTCCAA AACTCCAGATGAACCGTTGGCGCTACTGAAGGAGCTTCAAGATACACTCAATGACTGCCATAAGAAAATAG AGGATAAGGAGATACAAGAATCTTATGAAGCATTAAAACTTGCTTTTTCTGGGACGGACCACTCTGACAACAAACACGTTTTAAAGTTGATGTTTAACGTCAAGGATGAACAGAAGATCATGCCACTTAAAAACGGTGAAACTAAAGCGGAG GTGAAGGTAGATGACTTACAGACAGATAATAATGTGCTGCTGTTAATATCATCAGgattagatatctcaaaggagAGGGCAGCATATCTTGGGAAGGTTTACAAAGACTACCATCCAAAG GGTCATGAAATGATCTGGATTCCTGTTGTGAATGCTCCAAACAAGTTCTGGACTGCTGAGAAGATGAATGAGTTTGAAAGCTTACGTGCCCTGATGGGTTTCTACGCAGTGAATGATCCAAGAAAATCAGTGGGACCAGGAGTCCATAAATATGTTGAGGAGGATTTGTTCCAAGCTGGAGAGAAGGATTTCTTCAGAATTGGGAAGGAGCCAATTGTTGTGGTCCTGGATTATAAGGGGAATTTTGTGCATAAAAATGCAATGGGCATGATATTGGCATGGGGAGCTGAAGCTTCCCCTTTTGACACATACAAAGAAGAATGTCTTTGGAGGGTGGAGACTTGGGGAACTGCACTTGTGGCCGGTACCATCGACCCGATTCGCCAATGG ATTAATGCAAGCACTACACAAGGAGCGGGGAAGAATTTGATTTTCTTGTATGGAGGGAATGACATTGGATGGGCTCGGACATTCAATGCCGAGGTAAAATCATCACTTTCATCGGACATTGAACCAAAGATGATATATGTTGGAAAAAACAAGGAGGTAAGAGCAATGGAAGAAGGCGAAAGCTTGGATGGCCCCTCCACGTGGCTCTTTTGGGCTCGCTTGAAAAGCATGTTATTATCAAGGatatactatttaaaaaagACGAGTTCTAAAGAAGCAAACGATGAAATTGTGGAAGGACTCAAAAATTTACTTGCTCATGAAGCTCCGGGTGAAATTGGAGGGTGGTCCTTGTTATGCACAAAGGACAAGGTGGTCCGATGTGGTGACGGAGCTAAAATGTTGAAAGTCGTGACAGATTACGGGACATGGAAAGGAAATGTGAAGGATGATAAAGATTTTCACCAGGCATTTGAGGAGTACTATAATAACCTTCTTTTCACTCCAGAACACCAACATTATTGTGGACTCGAATATCCTTATTATGAACTTGAATGCCCTATTCCTTTTATAAGCATCATCCCAGAGAAGGAGAAATGTCCTGATTGTAGTATGGATATGTACAAACTCATAACTTTGTCATGCTGCCATCACCATGATGACTATGATGTGCAAGAAAAGAGAGAGGATGATGCAATCAAGCAGTAA
- the LOC116021797 gene encoding uncharacterized protein LOC116021797, whose product MAQATLSAASTTVTPSSIFLKSQILRNHSWHRCFTLAARNAIPISGRRHLPPFLLPPRFCLHLHTLPLRPRLHLPRPPLPLLHRFRAPPLSSPMSSLAHSSPSPNTKTVRAVIKGRVQGVFYRDWTVENAKELGLKGWVRNRRDGTVEALFSGSPEKVEEMERRCRRGPPAAMVTGFDVFPCNDDPGAGFERRSTA is encoded by the exons ATGGCACAGGCGACATTGTCAGCAGCATCAACAACAGTGACCCCTTCCTCAATTTTCTTGAAATCCCAGATTCTTCGGAACCATTCATGGCACCGCTGCTTTACCCTCGCCGCGAGAAATGCGATACCTATTAGTGGAAGACGGCATCTTCCTCCTTTTCTACTACCTCCTCgcttttgtcttcatcttcatacTCTTCCGCTTCGCCCTCGCCTTCATCTTCCTCgtcctcctcttcctcttctgcACCGATTTCGTGCACCTCCTCTCTCATCTCCTATGTCCTCCTTAGCACACTCTTCCCCCTCCCCCAATACTAAAACT GTTAGAGCTGTGATTAAGGGGAGGGTGCAGGGAGTTTTCTATAGGGACTGGACAGTGGAGAATGCGAAGGAGTTGGGGTTAAAGGGATGGGTTAGGAACCGAAGGGATGGAACAGTGGAGGCATTGTTTTCGGGGAGCCCTGAGAAGGTTGAGGAGATGGAACGGAGGTGCCGGAGAGGACCACCGGCTGCAATGGTCACTGGTTTTGATGTTTTCCCTTGCAATGATGACCCAGGAGCTGGGTTTGAACGCAGGTCAACTGCTTGA
- the LOC116021820 gene encoding uncharacterized protein LOC116021820 produces MDDFTRKESRYILIMAKHVIAEPLPVLDEELEDEAQINVEIEAAKIKPGAMVVVSISEDNLVATLHKISRLEDHIASKFAANEDPAPAASLGTPSASSSDHW; encoded by the exons ATGGATGATTTTACAAGGAAAGAGTCTCGATATATCCTAATCATGGCAAAACACGTTATCGCTGAACCACTACCAGTGTTAGACGAGGAACTAGAGGATGAGGCCCAAATTAATGTTGAAATTGAAGCTGCAAAAATCAAGCCTGGAGCAATG GTTGTAGTTTCTATTTCTGAAGACAATCTTGTGGCTACCCTTCATAAAATTTCAAGGCTAGAAGATCATATTGCCTCTAAATTCGCAGCCAATGAAGACCCTGCTCCAGCAGCCAGTTTGGGTACTCCGTCAGCCTCTAGCTCTGACCACTGGTGA